Proteins from a genomic interval of Bradyrhizobium sp. CCGB01:
- a CDS encoding cell envelope biogenesis protein TolA — MAEQKYRTIHWTGMPRKLKVYQTSQGFFDLAIAAPSMKAALEAWGAASNLFHQSFAKEAEDEKVIAAAMAKPGVVLQRPVGSNSAFREHAELPSAASLDARPRTKKESAGRKRPPKTRDEKTERKAAARYEKEERERKARLAKEEAQAAKAREKRNQAIEKAQEALLEAEADHEDRADAIAKDLEAVQRRADAEDERWGELKKRLEGNLRKAKD, encoded by the coding sequence ATGGCGGAACAAAAATACAGGACGATCCATTGGACCGGAATGCCGCGCAAACTCAAGGTCTATCAGACCTCGCAGGGATTTTTTGATCTCGCCATCGCAGCCCCCTCGATGAAGGCTGCGCTCGAAGCATGGGGCGCGGCCAGCAACCTTTTCCATCAGAGTTTCGCGAAGGAAGCCGAGGACGAGAAGGTCATCGCCGCCGCCATGGCAAAGCCCGGCGTCGTGCTGCAAAGACCCGTTGGCTCGAACTCCGCCTTCAGAGAGCACGCGGAATTGCCGTCCGCCGCGTCACTCGATGCACGGCCGCGGACGAAGAAAGAAAGTGCCGGCAGAAAGCGTCCTCCGAAGACGCGTGACGAGAAAACTGAGCGCAAGGCCGCGGCCAGATACGAGAAGGAGGAGCGCGAGCGGAAAGCGCGGCTCGCGAAGGAAGAGGCGCAAGCCGCCAAGGCACGCGAGAAACGCAACCAGGCAATCGAGAAGGCCCAGGAGGCACTGCTTGAGGCAGAAGCCGATCACGAGGACAGAGCCGACGCCATAGCGAAGGATCTTGAGGCCGTGCAGCGCCGCGCCGACGCAGAGGACGAACGCTGGGGGGAGCTTAAAAAGCGCCTCGAAGGCAATTTGCGAAAAGCGAAGGACTGA
- a CDS encoding DUF72 domain-containing protein has product MPSPAPGPITQLTLEERRERRRLRREKQRENNILRAAKMHRVRLKMKADGLPPPPDLKKTIFVGCSGWRYWKWRDSFYASVPQPNWFPHYTSTFDTVEINASFYSWPTVANVHAWRRQPGGKGVVYTVKVCELITHVKKFKGTKTLIRDFGVVADILGEQMGCFLFQLPPSYRYTKARLAAIVSQLDSARRNVVEFRHKSWWNEAVYRAFRDAGIIFCSCSGPRLPDELVRTADEVYVRLHGPERWYRHNYSDEELLKWANRIRESGATRAWVYFNNDNDAHAPANAKTLHRMLSAPRPKRRTARPLLEPRRDGMRG; this is encoded by the coding sequence GTGCCTTCACCGGCTCCCGGCCCCATCACACAACTGACGCTGGAAGAAAGACGCGAACGGCGCCGGCTTCGCCGTGAAAAACAGCGCGAGAACAACATTCTGCGCGCAGCGAAAATGCACCGTGTGAGGCTCAAGATGAAGGCGGACGGCCTTCCGCCACCGCCTGATTTAAAGAAAACAATCTTCGTAGGCTGTTCCGGCTGGCGGTACTGGAAATGGCGGGATTCCTTTTACGCGTCCGTGCCGCAGCCGAACTGGTTCCCGCACTACACATCAACGTTCGACACCGTCGAGATCAACGCGTCATTTTACTCATGGCCGACCGTCGCGAATGTCCACGCCTGGCGCCGCCAGCCGGGTGGCAAGGGCGTCGTCTACACTGTCAAGGTCTGCGAACTCATCACCCATGTCAAAAAGTTCAAGGGCACGAAGACGCTGATCCGGGACTTCGGGGTCGTCGCGGATATTCTTGGCGAACAGATGGGCTGCTTTCTGTTCCAGCTCCCGCCAAGCTACCGATACACGAAGGCCCGCCTTGCTGCGATCGTCAGCCAGCTCGATTCCGCACGCCGCAACGTCGTAGAGTTCAGGCACAAGAGCTGGTGGAATGAGGCAGTCTACCGCGCCTTCCGCGACGCCGGGATCATCTTCTGCTCCTGCAGCGGCCCGCGCCTTCCTGACGAGCTTGTCCGGACGGCGGACGAGGTCTACGTCCGCCTCCATGGGCCGGAGCGCTGGTATCGCCATAATTATTCGGATGAAGAACTTCTGAAGTGGGCGAACCGGATCAGGGAGAGCGGCGCGACGCGGGCCTGGGTTTATTTCAACAACGACAATGATGCCCATGCGCCGGCGAACGCGAAGACGCTGCATCGCATGCTGTCCGCTCCCCGGCCGAAACGGCGGACCGCCCGCCCTCTTTTGGAACCCCGCCGGGACGGAATGCGTGGATAA
- a CDS encoding Rieske 2Fe-2S domain-containing protein: protein MTPGQGAIVRRGLEKLAAYRDDQGTLHLNSAACSHVGCYLHWNGFEVCWDCPCHGSMFEIDGNPINAESQGNVARLPNRMRPALTNDKAAPGD from the coding sequence TTGACACCGGGGCAAGGTGCAATCGTTCGGCGCGGTCTGGAGAAGCTCGCGGCCTATCGCGACGATCAGGGAACGCTCCACCTCAATTCCGCAGCATGTAGTCACGTCGGCTGTTACCTGCACTGGAATGGTTTCGAAGTCTGTTGGGACTGCCCATGCCACGGTTCGATGTTCGAAATCGACGGAAATCCGATCAATGCGGAAAGCCAAGGCAACGTAGCCCGCCTTCCGAACAGAATGCGACCCGCCCTAACAAATGATAAGGCGGCTCCTGGCGACTGA
- a CDS encoding PilZ domain-containing protein produces MTAIDGTWRRPCAVKTISEAGATLWLDVSIEGLSLTEFFLVLSSTGLAYRRCELDGVNGADIAVKFLRAKDTQKERLKSSAR; encoded by the coding sequence ATGACGGCGATCGACGGCACGTGGCGGCGTCCCTGCGCGGTCAAGACGATTTCGGAAGCCGGAGCGACGCTTTGGCTGGACGTGTCGATCGAAGGCCTGTCGCTGACCGAATTCTTCCTGGTTCTCTCCTCGACCGGCCTAGCCTATCGCAGGTGCGAGCTGGACGGCGTGAACGGGGCCGACATCGCCGTCAAGTTTCTGCGCGCCAAAGATACACAAAAGGAGCGCCTGAAAAGCTCGGCACGCTGA
- the treZ gene encoding malto-oligosyltrehalose trehalohydrolase: MGIAGQPRRHGPQIVDHGVTFNLWAPTARSVELLESGRPPRRMPHDEDGWYQMLSPTAHAGTRYQFRINEDLVVPDPASFFQPDDVGAASEVIDTATLRDSMLYPGRPWAETVIYELHVGTFSEEGTYAGVESRLHYLRELGITAIELMPLNDVPGRHNWGYDGVLLNAPNARYGKPQDLKRLLRAAHALDIMVYLDVVYNHFGPQLNYLHSYAESFFTARHTTGWGPAVNLEGHDGAFVREFLIENALMWLRDYGFDGLRFDAVHALKDDSERHFLVELAETVRHELPGRRVHLMLENEANQARLLDRRQGLSSHYDAQWGDDFHNALHVLLTGEDEGYYRAFADKPLEHLARSLTEGFAYQGETFPLHEAPRGEPSAHLPPEATIFFAQNHDQIGNRAYGERLSRLVSPEKLGQALALVLLNPHIPMLFMGEEAAAETPFLFFADWSGEAAELTREGRRKEFAHFKAFSTPETRAGIPDPCDEQTFRASKLDWANIDRSPVSLKFRGLTAQLLRIRREKIVPLIKAGIVSAERSLLGDNPRMGGLNVGWRTGGGDMLQIVANFAEQELPMPTLIDGETLWQLRPGNAGVVLPSDIIVRLGRKC; the protein is encoded by the coding sequence ATGGGAATTGCCGGCCAACCCCGACGTCATGGCCCTCAAATCGTCGATCATGGGGTCACCTTCAACCTCTGGGCTCCTACCGCCCGATCGGTCGAACTGCTTGAGAGCGGTCGTCCGCCACGACGCATGCCGCACGACGAGGACGGCTGGTACCAGATGCTGAGCCCAACCGCTCACGCTGGCACCCGCTACCAATTTAGGATCAATGAGGATTTGGTCGTCCCCGACCCTGCCTCCTTCTTCCAGCCCGACGATGTGGGAGCTGCGAGCGAAGTCATCGATACGGCGACGCTGAGGGATTCCATGCTGTATCCGGGCCGTCCCTGGGCGGAGACCGTGATCTATGAGCTGCACGTCGGCACCTTCAGCGAAGAGGGGACTTATGCCGGCGTCGAGAGCAGGCTGCACTATCTGCGCGAGCTTGGCATCACCGCCATCGAGCTGATGCCGCTGAACGATGTCCCCGGCCGGCACAATTGGGGTTATGACGGCGTGCTTCTGAACGCGCCGAACGCGCGTTACGGTAAGCCGCAGGATCTCAAGCGGCTTTTGCGGGCGGCCCACGCTCTCGACATCATGGTCTATCTGGACGTGGTCTATAACCATTTTGGCCCGCAGCTGAACTATCTGCACAGCTATGCCGAGAGCTTCTTCACCGCGCGGCATACCACCGGCTGGGGGCCTGCGGTCAATCTCGAGGGGCACGACGGCGCGTTCGTCCGTGAATTCCTCATCGAGAACGCGCTGATGTGGCTGCGCGATTATGGCTTCGACGGGCTGCGCTTCGACGCGGTCCACGCGCTCAAAGACGATTCCGAGCGGCATTTTCTCGTCGAGCTCGCTGAGACGGTGCGTCACGAACTGCCGGGCAGGCGCGTCCATCTGATGCTCGAGAACGAGGCAAACCAGGCCCGTCTTCTCGATCGCCGGCAAGGGCTCTCGAGCCATTACGACGCGCAATGGGGCGACGACTTTCACAATGCGCTACACGTCCTGTTGACGGGAGAGGACGAGGGCTATTATCGCGCGTTCGCCGACAAGCCGCTGGAACATCTCGCACGTTCGCTGACGGAGGGATTTGCCTACCAGGGAGAGACTTTTCCGCTTCACGAGGCGCCGCGAGGCGAGCCGAGCGCGCATCTTCCGCCCGAGGCCACCATTTTCTTCGCGCAGAACCACGATCAGATCGGCAATCGCGCCTACGGGGAGCGGTTGTCACGGCTGGTCAGCCCCGAAAAGCTCGGGCAGGCGCTCGCACTGGTCCTGCTCAATCCGCACATTCCCATGCTGTTCATGGGGGAGGAGGCCGCGGCCGAAACACCGTTTCTGTTCTTCGCGGATTGGTCCGGTGAGGCCGCCGAATTGACGCGCGAGGGGCGGCGCAAGGAGTTCGCGCATTTCAAGGCTTTCTCAACCCCTGAAACACGCGCGGGCATACCGGACCCCTGCGATGAGCAAACCTTTCGCGCGTCGAAGCTCGATTGGGCAAATATCGATCGTTCCCCGGTCAGCCTTAAATTCCGGGGCCTGACGGCTCAGCTGCTGCGGATCCGGCGTGAAAAAATCGTGCCGCTGATCAAAGCGGGGATCGTCTCGGCCGAGCGGAGCTTGCTGGGAGATAACCCGCGCATGGGCGGATTGAACGTCGGCTGGCGAACGGGGGGCGGCGACATGCTGCAGATCGTCGCGAATTTCGCCGAGCAGGAACTTCCCATGCCGACGCTGATCGACGGTGAGACATTATGGCAGTTGCGACCGGGCAATGCGGGGGTGGTATTGCCGAGCGATATCATCGTGCGGCTGGGGCGGAAGTGCTGA
- the glgA gene encoding glycogen synthase GlgA gives MRILFATPEVSDFIQVGGLAAVSAALPRALREFADVRVIIPGYPAVLLGLKDLKTVGRCQAFAGLPAFEVDLGHTADGLAYYVVRCPELYEREGTPYADGRGADWHDNNVRFAAFSYAAAQLARGLIDKDWSADLVHANDWQCALIPGYLKWHYAHIPTVFTIHNLAYQGVFDRSSLAQLGIPEASFNIEGVEFYNRLSFIKAGLVYASHLTTVSQTYAREITTAEFGCGLDGLLKQRADRHQLSGILNGIDETWDPRTCSSLLQPFGAGDWTERALNADDVRDQFGLAVSRGPLFALVARLVHQKGVDLVIESAQAIVDAGGQMVVTGKGEPRFEEALLQAQARAPRSVAVKIGFDDAEARRIFAGSDFTLMPSRFEPCGLSQMYAQRFGSLPIGHRTGGLAETIVDGETGFLFDQPSAPGFLGSLCRAFSTFGMKDRLDHMRRAAMAQAFSWNQSAKSYADLYRASI, from the coding sequence ATGCGTATTCTGTTCGCGACGCCCGAAGTCTCAGATTTCATTCAAGTTGGCGGCCTTGCCGCCGTGTCAGCCGCTCTTCCCCGCGCCTTGCGGGAGTTTGCAGACGTCCGGGTCATCATCCCAGGGTACCCCGCGGTCCTCCTGGGTTTAAAGGATCTCAAAACCGTAGGCCGATGCCAGGCTTTTGCCGGCCTTCCGGCTTTCGAAGTCGATCTCGGCCACACCGCCGACGGTCTGGCTTACTACGTCGTCCGATGTCCGGAGCTCTACGAGCGCGAGGGCACGCCCTACGCCGACGGACGTGGGGCCGATTGGCACGACAATAACGTCCGGTTCGCGGCATTCTCCTACGCCGCCGCGCAGCTCGCGAGAGGGCTGATCGACAAGGATTGGTCGGCCGATCTGGTGCACGCCAACGATTGGCAATGCGCATTGATCCCCGGCTATCTGAAATGGCATTACGCGCACATCCCCACCGTCTTCACGATCCACAATCTGGCCTATCAAGGCGTCTTCGACCGAAGCTCGCTTGCGCAGCTGGGTATCCCCGAGGCCAGCTTCAACATCGAAGGCGTCGAGTTCTACAATCGCCTCTCCTTTATCAAGGCCGGCCTGGTCTACGCCTCTCACCTGACGACGGTCAGCCAGACCTATGCCCGGGAAATCACCACCGCCGAGTTCGGCTGCGGTCTCGACGGACTGTTGAAGCAGCGAGCCGATCGTCATCAATTGTCGGGTATCCTGAACGGGATCGACGAGACTTGGGATCCCCGCACCTGCTCGTCCCTGTTGCAGCCGTTCGGCGCCGGTGACTGGACCGAACGCGCGCTGAATGCCGACGATGTCAGGGATCAGTTCGGCCTGGCCGTCTCTCGAGGACCGCTATTCGCTCTCGTCGCCCGTCTGGTGCATCAGAAAGGCGTCGACCTCGTGATCGAAAGCGCCCAGGCGATCGTCGATGCCGGCGGCCAGATGGTCGTCACCGGCAAGGGCGAGCCTCGATTCGAGGAAGCACTCCTCCAGGCACAGGCCCGCGCACCGCGGTCCGTTGCCGTGAAGATCGGCTTCGATGATGCCGAGGCGCGCAGGATCTTCGCGGGCAGCGATTTTACGTTGATGCCATCTCGCTTCGAGCCTTGTGGGCTTAGCCAGATGTACGCTCAACGCTTCGGGTCACTGCCGATCGGCCATCGCACCGGCGGTCTCGCCGAAACCATCGTGGATGGTGAGACCGGATTTTTGTTCGACCAGCCATCCGCTCCCGGCTTCCTCGGCAGCCTCTGCCGCGCCTTCTCGACCTTCGGCATGAAGGATCGCCTCGACCACATGCGCCGCGCTGCGATGGCTCAAGCGTTCAGTTGGAACCAATCGGCCAAGTCATACGCGGATCTCTATCGGGCATCGATTTAG
- a CDS encoding glycosyltransferase family 4 protein has translation MKIAQIAPLAESCPPRLYGGTERIVSYLTEELVRQGHEVTLFASGDSVTSAELVPCSKMALRLDHSVKDMTPYHVMMLDQVARRADEFDVLHFHIDHLHCPLMRPYADRILTTLHGRFDLPDLMSFYSAFPEPPLVSISDAQRRPMPPVNWLGTVLHGLPNNVLPYRNPPPGDYLAFLGRISPEKGPDKVIEIATRAGVPLRMAAKIDAADQRYWDQVIAPMVAAHPRVEFVGEINEVQKAEFLGNARALLFPICWPEPFGLVMIEAMACGMPVIALAHGSVPEVIDHGVSGFVVNSVDEAVEAAKSIGTLDRQMIRKRFEERFTAERMARDYLAAYRRLPALRQKAQLDVFAIPSCDGVIRMPPPAAGLELGVPTAG, from the coding sequence ATGAAAATCGCTCAAATTGCTCCACTTGCGGAAAGCTGCCCTCCGCGTCTCTACGGCGGCACCGAGCGTATCGTCTCATATCTGACCGAAGAGCTGGTGCGTCAGGGACACGAGGTCACGCTATTCGCGAGCGGAGACTCGGTCACGTCGGCAGAACTCGTGCCGTGCTCGAAAATGGCGTTGCGACTTGATCATTCAGTCAAGGACATGACGCCGTATCATGTCATGATGCTGGATCAAGTTGCGAGGCGTGCCGACGAATTCGACGTGCTGCACTTCCACATAGACCATCTGCACTGTCCCCTGATGCGGCCCTACGCGGATCGGATCCTGACGACCTTGCACGGCCGGTTCGATCTTCCCGATCTGATGTCGTTCTATTCGGCCTTCCCAGAGCCGCCGCTCGTCTCAATTTCAGACGCGCAACGCCGCCCGATGCCGCCTGTAAATTGGCTTGGAACGGTGCTTCACGGACTGCCTAACAACGTTCTGCCATACAGAAATCCACCGCCAGGCGATTATTTGGCGTTCCTCGGCCGCATCTCGCCTGAAAAGGGACCGGACAAGGTGATCGAAATCGCGACCAGGGCGGGAGTGCCGCTCAGGATGGCGGCCAAAATCGACGCCGCCGATCAGCGCTACTGGGATCAGGTGATCGCACCCATGGTCGCCGCGCACCCGCGCGTAGAGTTCGTGGGCGAGATCAACGAAGTCCAGAAAGCTGAATTCCTTGGCAATGCCCGCGCTCTGCTGTTTCCAATCTGTTGGCCCGAGCCGTTTGGCCTCGTCATGATAGAAGCAATGGCGTGCGGGATGCCCGTGATCGCCCTTGCGCACGGCTCCGTACCTGAGGTCATCGATCACGGCGTTAGTGGCTTTGTGGTCAACTCCGTCGATGAGGCGGTCGAGGCGGCAAAATCGATCGGAACGTTGGACCGACAGATGATCCGCAAGCGGTTCGAGGAGCGCTTTACGGCGGAGCGGATGGCGCGGGATTATCTGGCGGCGTATCGCCGGCTGCCAGCATTGCGACAGAAGGCGCAGCTCGACGTGTTCGCGATCCCCTCGTGCGACGGCGTGATCCGGATGCCGCCACCTGCTGCCGGCCTCGAACTGGGCGTACCAACGGCTGGCTGA
- a CDS encoding DUF3606 domain-containing protein: MRRAKPQPIRNKLDLTDRTQVRLIKKRLKLSDAELTTIVERIGNSLSAISKEAALQKATAPSTPTDVPPAAVIASANCAEPTTSETVAAAPAS; the protein is encoded by the coding sequence ATGCGCCGCGCAAAGCCCCAGCCGATCCGTAACAAGCTCGATCTGACCGACCGTACCCAGGTGCGACTGATCAAGAAGCGCCTCAAATTATCCGACGCCGAGCTGACGACCATCGTCGAGCGAATCGGCAATTCGCTATCCGCAATCAGCAAGGAAGCCGCGCTGCAAAAGGCGACCGCGCCGTCAACGCCGACTGACGTCCCGCCAGCCGCGGTGATCGCTTCCGCAAATTGCGCTGAGCCAACGACATCGGAAACCGTGGCGGCCGCGCCGGCTTCATGA